The Mycosarcoma maydis chromosome 17, whole genome shotgun sequence DNA window CTGCCGGCAGGTTACCAAATCACCCAGAAGTACATGCCTTTGGCAAACAATGGCCAAATCAAATTGCTTTTTGACGAGGGGCATCTTCCAAGCCCTGAAGACGAGATCACTGTTGAGATcgaacagctgcagctcgagcaggacACGGCTAAGTCGAGCTATTTTGACATTGGCACCACCTTTCGCTTGGACCAAGCGAGTCTGGCCGACGCCAGTAATGCGGAAGCGAGCCCCGGTGCGATACTGCACGAAACAGACGATGACCGTGTAGACCGCAGCTTTGTCGATCTAAACCGCGCAGGTGCAGCTCTCATGGAGATTGTCAGCGGCCCGCAGATGCGCACCCCTGAGCAAGCAGGTGCATATGTACGCAAGCTTCAACAGCTTGTTCGTCGTATCGGTGCCTCTGACGGCAACATGCAGGAAGGTTCCTTGCGTTGTGACGTCAACGTTTCGGTCAACCGCATCGGCGAGCCCTTTGGCACTCGGTGCGAAGTCAAAAATCTCAACAGTGTCCGCTTCATGATGAACGCCATCTCGTTCGAATCGCACCGACaggtcaagctgctccAGCAGAACGGTcgcgtcgagcaagagaCCAGAGGCTACAACGAGTCGGACGGTACCACGTTCCGTCTACGTGGCAAGGAGGATGCACCGGACTATCGATACATGCCCGATCCGAATCTGCCACCCATCTTGTTATCCGAGCAACAGCTTCACGAACTGAGGCATGGCTTGCCGGAGCTTCCAGACGCAAGACGTGCTCGCCTGGTTGAGCAATACGGGCTTTCTTCTCGCGATATCAATGTACTCATGAGGGTGGGCTCAGAGGACGAGCGGGATGGCCGAATAGCAACACAATCTCTCGATACccacgctcaacagcaaACAAGCTCGGACGCAGTAGATTACTTTGAGCAAGTCGCAACTGGTCGATCCGCGCAAACTGCACTCAATTGGATCATTCACGAGCTGATGAAAGGCCTGAATGCCCGCAACCTTCCTTTCAAGGAATGGTACTTGCCAGCAGAGTATCTTGGCCAGCTGATCGACTTGGTGGAAGACGGACAAGTTACCGGCACTACGGCGAAAACTGTCATTGCCGACCTTCTCTCTTCTGCTCAGTCAGGACATGACGGCAAGACTTGCCTCTCGCTTGCAGCTGTACGAGCATTGGCGCAgtcgtcctcttcgccGGTGTTTGATCTGCTGAAGCAAAGAGGCTTGCTCGCGCTCAACACAAAGAAAGACTTGATGCCACTCGTCGAGTCAGCGATGGAGAGGCTGCCGGATGAAGTGGCTCAGGTGCGCAAGGGTAATCTCAAGGTAGCGATGCGGATTGTTGGACAGGTCATGAAGGATGCGAATGGCAGAGCGAATGCAAAGCTTGTGCACCAGACCATTTTGGAACAACTCGGACCGACTTCTGCTCCTTGACAATTGCGGTCTGTCTGTCGTTGACACTCGGTCTGGAATATCGGCTGGACGCAAATGCATACAAAAGTTGCGAGTGTACAAGGATGCACTTTTTCGATGTGGATCTTAAGCCTGATCACGGACGTCCTTCTGCACGGGCTTCCTCTGCTTGAACGTTCTACTCTTTTCCATGCCGGACACGTCATCCACCTCGGTCCCCAGCTTTTCCGcctttctctttctcctttCCATCTTGTCCTTCTGTACCCTGGCCCTTTCGACCTTCTTGAGGTAGTCTTTCTGCTCGTAAGCTGATTGGCTCAGTTCCGTCCTCAATCTTGCCGCGTGGCTAGCTCTTTCCTGCGCCATCTGTTCGGACAGCATGTGCCACTTGAAACCCTTCAAATACTTCATAGTCCACACATCATCTTGGAAtctcttgctgcttttgCCCATCTTGCTACTGCCTCCACCTGAGCCTGACTTCTTCGAGTTAGAAGCGGCGAGACCACCGATGGGTTGGGCATTGAGCATTTCGGCTGCGGCTTTGGCCACCTTCTTCGAGGTGAATTCTATCCAGCCTTCGGTATAGTGGGCTACGCCGTGTTTCTTCTTCGCTTCGCCGGGTCTGCTGCCGTTCTGGAGATAGATGCGACCGAGCTCACCAAAGTTGGAGAGAATGTGTCGCACCTTGGCGGGAGTCATGCCGGGTGGGATGCGAGAGATGTagacgatgccgagcttgcgttgcttcttcttgaagGCTTCGAGTTCGGTTGTTGAGAGAGGCTTGATAATCTTTTCCTCTTGGTCGGCTGCTTGCATTGGATCGTCTTGGATGTGCTCTTCTGCGTCGTCTGAGTCGATTTCTGTGTCGCTTGGACTTTCTGGGACTTGTTCGGCGATCTCTTCCGACTGCGTCTTCTGTTCcttcttttccttcttctcttttttctccttcttctccttcttctccttcttctcgttcttttccttcttctctttCTTTGTGGGGCTTGAAGGCtcaacagcgacgacgGCCGCTGCCTCGTCCTGCTCTTCtcttctcttcctctttCCGTTCACCTTATCGGCGCTTTCTTTGGCAGGTGTGGCCACCTCCGCTGCCGCCTGCTGCACTTGAGCCGGGGTGCTAATGGGTTGGTGATGGCTTTTCTGAGGTGTTTGGCCGTTCTGCTGGCCTTGATGCTTTGGACCACGATATACGCTCCTCTCGTACTTTTCCGCCTCGCTGATGCAGCTGTTGTGGCTCTTGAACTCGTTAGGCGAGTTGAATTGCATCGAGCAGTCTAGGCACGTAACAGGCGCATAGCAGCGGTTGTAGTGCTGCTGAAGTTTTGGCTTCTTGACGACGTCGCCGCAGCCATCGCAGTTGAATGACACCATGATTGATGTCGGCTTTAGATGGGTCTGTTGGAAGGGGGATAGAGTGTTGAGTGGGCCGACGGTGGTTTCAAGGTGTGTCTGGGAAGAACCAAGTTTAAAAAGTTCTAACCCTGAACTTGAGAGGAAATTTGTGAGCGCTTACAGGGGGAGAAAAAAAATCCCAGCTTCGGCGTTCGGATGTCGGAATATGGAGACAAGCACGTGAAGGGTTTTGTAAATGATCTAACAGATGTAGTTTCGTTCCGGTGGAAGTGTTCCACCTCCTGTGTCCAAGCGCCGTGCGCGTTGCTCTGCCTCCAACTACTACCGAGACTTTCCTTGATCATCGTATGTTCACCGCTAATTCACCATGCAGCCCTGGAAATGCTTTACGAGCCTTGTGGCTATCCTAATCCGAGATTAGATGCTTGGTGAGACGGCTTCAGTCTCGAGCAAAATGACTGCCAGTCTTTTGGGCCTGGATTTCTTTACCGCAATTTTGAAAAGGgttttcacgattcgagataACTATTAAAAGGCGCGCGAACTTATTTGACCACTCCGAACACAAAATGGACTTAGCACAGCGCGTAGGGATGTTTTAAAAGGATCCAAGAAGGTAAGAAGGATGAGTCGACGTTTGCGCAACAAGGTGCAGTGTCCACGATACGAGAGCAAGTCGGGCTAAGCTCGGCGGTTTGGTTCAGTGTGGAATCGGGAGGGGAAGTCTACCGATTTCGGATCGGGTCCGTTGCTTGGAATGTGATTTTCGAAAGTGAAGTGCAGACGTGCATATTCAAGTTCAAGTTCCCATAGCGCGCCTTtaaagtcacgagtgttggtctcgcaTATCGCGTCTCGGCAAGGAAGCTGCCCATTACAAACAGAACCATTCGGGATTCTGGATCGCTTCGGCACGCGTTAGATACCGCAATCACACATGACACACGGccgtcaagaagctcatgCACatgacattcacgattctaGATTGCGGCATGACAAAGAAGGCTACCCAAAAAGCCGGCCGAGAAATGCGCGGGCCCAGTGACAGGACCGCAGGATGCGTGCGCTGCACAGACCGTCTGCAGCTCGGGGGTTAGAAGTCGGCGCTGTCCATTCCTCCGTCCTGAACGAGACACGCTGGACTTCATTTCGACATCGCCGAGCAATGTCTGTTCCAGTACCATTTTTGCGCGTCAGCTGGGCGGTGAAACGGTGCCGAGGCGGAGAGCATTGTCACGCTCCTGGTTCTCAAGCATTGCGCACGCATGACCGAGTATCTGTCTCAGCAACACATGAGATGCAACGAATCGGCAACAAGTCGCATCGATTAGCAGCGGTACGCGATGGGTAGTCTAGCAATATCGCTCACAAGCGGTGCCTGTTTCCGTGCTAACAAGAGACCGTACACTGGCCATCATCATTGCAGATAAGCATGGCGCGTTAACAGCATGGTGAGGCATGTGATACGATCCTGGGCCAAACTTCGATACGAGCGTATCAAGTAAGTGCCCTTTTTGAGGCTGTCATATCCTATCCTGTCCTCGCTTGTTCAACAGGTGAGTGCGAACCCTGTTACTCGGCCTTTGGACAACCACGCACGTCgtacgatgccgagacgaAAGAAGCTAAGCGGTTCATCGGCATACAGTCGCTAAGACGAACCGAATCGCCCACAGCGGTCCCTCTCGTGGCAACGGCATGTCGATGCAGGCTTCTCCAATTAATTTGCGACGCATGGCAGCGTCGTGCGAGgctttcgtgattgtttgtTGAAAATTCTGCCGAGCTAAAGACGAAGGATCGACCCGCGCGCCAGCGTAGCATCGAACACAAGGTCGAAGGTTGCAAAAACCAGACACGCGATCATGGTTCGGCTTCCGGGCATCGCTTAAGCATGTCGACGTACTTGGAGGCGCGTAGCTCGACGCGATCGACAGCGTCGCTGGCAGCggctgctcgccaagcagcaccCTTCCGCAAATTCACATtttccaatcgtgaatcctgCCAATTGCATTCGCCTTCCGAAGACATGAAGCGAGCCAAGGGCTCAGCAAAGTAGGTCTTCAGGAGCGAATCATGCTCGGCCAAACATACcgctggacgagctgctgctgcgagaGATGAATGGTGCAGCCAAGCAAAGTTGAGTTTGGTATGGCGACTTTGGCGTCAGATTGGCAGTTCCAGGCCTCGCTTGGAATCGGTACCGCTTGCACCACGCGCTCAATTTTGTCCTGGATTCTGGTATGTTAGCAGGGGAAAGGTTCTCCGACGGCAAGTGAAGCGAGATAGAAGATTGTTTCCCTTGTTACCGCTGTGGACGCCCGCCTCGTAAACCTGGAGCGTTCCTATGTAAGTCGCTAATGCCGTCGTACGGCTTCTGGTCCCGTCTTGGACACGTGCATGTTCTGCTTCCTAGCTGTCAAGGATTTAGCTCGAAGCGTAAATGACTGCAACATGGCCTCCGAGCCAAGGAAAGGAATAGAGGGTGGGTGTGGCCCTTTGAGTAGAACCGTGAAGGTATCGGGTCGGTTCAAGCTCACCAGCAAAAAACAAACAAACAACGCCATCCTCTCTTggtcttgcttgcttcgtTCATTGGGCTCGatccactcacgattcCTCGCCGCGCTTCTTGGACGATGTGACTTCAAGGACCAGCTAGCCACTGCCGAAGGCAAGAAAATAGGCAGATCTAAGCGGGCAGCGGCGATAACCAGATACAGTCCATCATTGCAGGCACAGATTTACTGAATTCATCATGTTGTCAAGTGTCGCACCcttcaccatcatcatcccACGATCAAGTCACACAGTAGCGTGAGAGACACAGGGGCGACAGCGGATGGGTGACAGCTAACTTAATGCAGGTGGATGTGCAGCGACCTGCATATTTTTCACGGACAAGGACGAATTTTGTTGTATTTGCACCGTGTGAATGAGAATTTGATCCCGAGCGGAGTTGTTTAAATTACTCTTGACTTGACAAATCATACATAAGTTAAAGCAAGTTTTGCAGGCTTTGATGAGCCATGGCTGTTATTTGTaactgctgctggtggtgctaACATACTGCTGCATATGACCTCGGACATGTAGACACACTCCGTCTCGGTGTGCCAACCTAGCCTCTCTTgtttgctttgctgctcgactcCAATGCTTCCTCGTATATGCTCGGGCACCAGGTGTCAGTGTGCATTTCTTCGCCTCGGATCTGTTTGCAGTGCCACAAGGGtccagcaacagctgcagTCTTGTCCGAGGTCTGTCTCTTGTAGCTGATTGTTCCGCCAGTCACACCTACCCTTGAGTCCGACCCGCATACCTAGgtccgagctcgatccCGATACCGACCTCACCATGAAGAATTCGCTACAACACAACTCCAATGAGGCTCATCACCTTGCTGTAACGATCAACAATTGTCTCCTCTttcgttctcgttctcgttctcgttctcgctggccctgctgctgctccactGAGAGACCTCTCAGCCTCGATCGGACCTGCATCGTAGCAGTAGAGCTGTCGCATAGTCCGAGTCCGCCTGATTTGGTATGATCCGATCGCCTCGAGGCATCAATCTGTGAACACTTCAGCATGCTCAAAGCATTGTTCTGCTCTCAAGTAGCTTCAAAATCGTTGTTCTTGTCGGACGATCAGCACCCCGCAGCCTGGCTGCACGAACAGCATCCCTGCCCGAATCTCATACATTGGTCTCATCACTGCGCTTGGACCGGCCTCTGCGAAGCATCTCCCATATCGTCTTGCGCAGACCCCGCAGCTGTGCGTTGAGCTTCGTCGGAGCCCTCCCTCGCTAGCCTCCAACCAGTCTGAAGGCGTGGTTCATCTCGTGCATCGGCTGTCCGACGCATTCGACGCATCTCTGATCGACATTGCTTCCGAGCGGACTTGAGATGGACAAACCATAGCGTATCACCACCGATCCTTCCTTCGGTCCAGGCCGTCTCGTCTAGTACTCGAGCTCTCAACTTTGCATCTTCACTACCTCTTTCGCTTCTGTCCACCGCTTCGCTCGTGCTTAGACTCATCCGCTGAATACCCCCTCTGGCAATTTTAACTATCCTCGTGATACGGATAGCTTAGGGTTGCGTTGCCAAGGCCTTAGCGGGGTATATACTCATCCACCTTCTTAttgctcgccatcatcgtATCCCTCTTCACCACAACAAGCTCTACCTCTCCACTTCCACACTTTCTCTTCCCCTTCCTCCTTTCTTGCCCGTCTCGCTCAGATCGACCTCGATCCACCACATTCTTTTTTCGTCTTTGCCAACTTCGAGATCGCCTCCGGACTCGACCTCACACGCTCATTTGCAAACCCACATTCCTTTTGACATCTCCGACTTTCTAGTCAATTGGTTAATTCCTGTAAGTGACATATCAGAAGCTTAAAAACGGGGTGGTGGTGATCGCTGGAAAACAATGGACGACATCAATGACATCAGCAACACAACTGCGGCCCATAAGGGAAGGTATCGCGGATAAAAAGCCGAAGCGCAAGGCAATACATCTAAACCCACCTTTCGTCGGAGCGTTAGCACCAAAGTGGTCCTGCTGTCCTAGATTAAGCAGGATAGGGTCAGCGTCTTACATGGTGTGTGTAATGCAAAACGTCAGCATATGACAAGCGA harbors:
- a CDS encoding glutamyl-tRNA(Gln) amidotransferase subunit PET112 (related to PET112 - putative glutamyl-tRNA(Gln)amidotransferase subunit B, mitochondrial precursor); its protein translation is MARNLCRNVQTTPRPLTALSLRRMVTPFHDLELQGSHCPRPRYFGSSTAKSAKKKSNNKAYSGSSMSAGDASAGPSRYPPLPEGWQAVIGIECHVQIKDKHKLFSTAELPTPSTPPNTLVTAFDAAHPGTLPTLNRSALRLAARTALSLNCQIHAESRFDRKHYFYSDLPAGYQITQKYMPLANNGQIKLLFDEGHLPSPEDEITVEIEQLQLEQDTAKSSYFDIGTTFRLDQASLADASNAEASPGAILHETDDDRVDRSFVDLNRAGAALMEIVSGPQMRTPEQAGAYVRKLQQLVRRIGASDGNMQEGSLRCDVNVSVNRIGEPFGTRCEVKNLNSVRFMMNAISFESHRQVKLLQQNGRVEQETRGYNESDGTTFRLRGKEDAPDYRYMPDPNLPPILLSEQQLHELRHGLPELPDARRARLVEQYGLSSRDINVLMRVGSEDERDGRIATQSLDTHAQQQTSSDAVDYFEQVATGRSAQTALNWIIHELMKGLNARNLPFKEWYLPAEYLGQLIDLVEDGQVTGTTAKTVIADLLSSAQSGHDGKTCLSLAAVRALAQSSSSPVFDLLKQRGLLALNTKKDLMPLVESAMERLPDEVAQVRKGNLKVAMRIVGQVMKDANGRANAKLVHQTILEQLGPTSAP
- a CDS encoding uncharacterized protein (related to ESF2 - essential nucleolar protein involved in pre-18S rRNA processing); this translates as MVSFNCDGCGDVVKKPKLQQHYNRCYAPVTCLDCSMQFNSPNEFKSHNSCISEAEKYERSVYRGPKHQGQQNGQTPQKSHHQPISTPAQVQQAAAEVATPAKESADKVNGKRKRREEQDEAAAVVAVEPSSPTKKEKKEKNEKKEKKEKKEKKEKKEKKEQKTQSEEIAEQVPESPSDTEIDSDDAEEHIQDDPMQAADQEEKIIKPLSTTELEAFKKKQRKLGIVYISRIPPGMTPAKVRHILSNFGELGRIYLQNGSRPGEAKKKHGVAHYTEGWIEFTSKKVAKAAAEMLNAQPIGGLAASNSKKSGSGGGSSKMGKSSKRFQDDVWTMKYLKGFKWHMLSEQMAQERASHAARLRTELSQSAYEQKDYLKKVERARVQKDKMERRKRKAEKLGTEVDDVSGMEKSRTFKQRKPVQKDVRDQA